A region of Allocoleopsis franciscana PCC 7113 DNA encodes the following proteins:
- a CDS encoding type 1 glutamine amidotransferase, protein MNPEQMELTIGWLYPTLMSTYGDRGNVICLKQRAQWRGINVQVMPLDQQTPAETMRQVDIFMGGGAQDRQQEIVMRDLRGIKAETLREKLEAGTPGVFTCGAPQLLGHYYEPALGQRIEGLGLLDFVSKHPGPDARRCIGNVVFELTASPLAQELELMLGTKPVVIGFENHGGRTYLGNVEPLGRVVKGYGNNGEDGMEGAFYRNAIATYSHGPLLPKNPFVADWLIQTALRQKYQTPVSLKPLDDTLAMQARDAMFKRLALTHLSQDTLQFSRQQQSG, encoded by the coding sequence ATGAATCCCGAACAAATGGAATTGACAATTGGTTGGCTTTACCCGACCCTAATGAGTACCTACGGCGATCGCGGGAATGTCATCTGCCTCAAACAACGTGCTCAATGGCGAGGGATTAACGTCCAAGTGATGCCCCTTGACCAACAAACCCCTGCGGAGACGATGCGTCAGGTGGATATCTTCATGGGTGGGGGTGCTCAAGACCGACAGCAGGAAATCGTCATGCGCGATTTGCGGGGGATTAAAGCGGAAACCCTGCGGGAGAAACTAGAAGCCGGCACACCGGGCGTATTTACCTGCGGTGCCCCCCAACTTTTGGGGCATTACTATGAACCTGCTTTAGGGCAACGGATTGAGGGATTGGGTTTGTTAGATTTTGTCAGTAAACATCCAGGCCCTGATGCCCGCCGCTGTATTGGTAATGTGGTATTTGAGTTAACGGCTTCCCCCTTAGCCCAAGAGTTAGAACTGATGTTAGGGACAAAGCCTGTGGTGATTGGCTTTGAAAATCATGGGGGTCGCACCTATCTAGGGAACGTTGAACCCTTGGGTCGCGTCGTGAAAGGGTACGGGAATAATGGGGAAGACGGGATGGAGGGGGCATTCTATCGAAATGCGATCGCAACCTATTCCCACGGCCCCTTATTACCCAAGAATCCCTTTGTTGCCGATTGGCTGATTCAGACGGCACTCCGACAAAAGTATCAAACGCCTGTGTCTTTAAAGCCACTTGATGATACTCTAGCCATGCAGGCACGGGACGCGATGTTTAAACGCCTTGCTCTTACTCACCTAAGTCAAGACACCTTGCAGTTTTCAAGGCAACAACAAAGCGGCTAA
- a CDS encoding ABC transporter ATP-binding protein/permease: MNQLRQYSKQFLLLVKPYFFSEQKWRARGILLLVILFTLGINFFNIVQSFVLRDLMNAVTEKKIPEFYNSGLLLLATFAVFTPVLTFFIYTQNLLQLHWRRWLTNRFINQYFNNQAFYKIKLNDKIDNPDQRIGEDINIFIRQNIDISGLLLNHSVTIISFIGILFSIDKALAIVVMILAFFRTTIIIILGKRLALLKYRQLQREANLRYSLVHVRDNSESIAFYGGETHEIGTVKQRFGHVLDNYKSTIDLQRNLMFFTQGTQMIFTNLPIFFLAPRYFSGQLDFGQISQASGAFVSILAALGFIVDSFDLVSNFTAEIKRLGTFDGVLTSSNAAPQRGGLTIDIVEHEYLALQSVTLETPNYERILIKDLSFKLPPGEAILVVGPSGVGKSSLMRAVAGLWNTGTGCVFRPKREDMMFLPQRPYMLLGNLRSQLLYPNSSSEVTDEFLQKILEQVNLGDLSKRLGGFDRELEWADILSLGEQQRLAFARLLLSKPRYAILDESTSALDVENEKHLYQLLKKTGTTFISVGHRPTLIPYHEQVLKLGGHGDWQLISTEEYSPRSREFA, translated from the coding sequence ATGAATCAATTGAGGCAGTATTCAAAGCAGTTTTTGCTGCTGGTTAAGCCCTATTTTTTTTCAGAACAGAAATGGCGTGCTAGGGGAATTTTATTGCTAGTAATTTTGTTTACGCTAGGCATCAATTTCTTCAACATAGTTCAAAGCTTTGTTCTGCGAGACTTGATGAATGCCGTTACCGAAAAAAAGATACCAGAGTTTTATAATTCGGGTCTGTTGCTATTAGCTACTTTTGCTGTATTCACGCCTGTTCTGACCTTCTTTATCTATACGCAAAACTTGCTCCAACTCCACTGGCGGCGATGGTTGACCAATCGCTTTATTAACCAATATTTCAACAATCAAGCTTTTTATAAAATTAAGCTCAATGACAAAATTGATAACCCTGATCAGCGGATAGGTGAAGACATCAATATTTTTATTCGACAAAATATTGATATTTCAGGACTCCTGCTTAATCATAGTGTTACTATTATCTCTTTTATCGGAATTCTCTTCTCAATTGATAAAGCACTTGCCATCGTTGTAATGATATTGGCATTTTTTAGAACAACAATCATTATTATCCTCGGCAAACGATTAGCTCTCTTAAAATACAGGCAATTGCAGCGAGAGGCTAACTTACGCTATAGCTTAGTTCATGTTCGAGATAATAGTGAATCCATCGCATTTTATGGAGGAGAAACTCATGAAATAGGAACAGTAAAACAGCGATTTGGTCACGTACTTGATAACTATAAAAGCACTATTGATTTGCAGCGTAACCTGATGTTTTTTACACAAGGTACGCAGATGATATTTACAAATTTACCGATCTTCTTTTTAGCGCCTCGATACTTCTCTGGTCAGTTAGATTTTGGGCAGATAAGCCAAGCCTCCGGGGCTTTTGTCTCAATTTTGGCAGCTCTTGGGTTTATTGTAGATAGCTTCGATCTAGTTAGTAATTTTACGGCTGAGATTAAACGTTTAGGAACCTTTGATGGGGTACTTACCAGTTCAAATGCAGCACCCCAGCGAGGAGGGCTAACCATTGATATAGTAGAACATGAGTATCTAGCCCTCCAATCCGTCACATTGGAAACGCCTAACTATGAACGAATTCTGATCAAAGATTTATCTTTTAAGCTGCCTCCGGGTGAAGCCATTTTAGTAGTTGGGCCATCGGGCGTTGGTAAGAGTTCTTTAATGCGAGCCGTTGCAGGATTATGGAATACTGGTACGGGTTGTGTTTTCCGCCCCAAACGAGAGGACATGATGTTTTTGCCCCAACGTCCTTACATGCTTCTAGGGAATCTACGAAGTCAGTTGTTGTATCCCAATAGCAGCAGCGAAGTAACGGATGAATTCTTGCAAAAGATACTCGAACAAGTCAATCTTGGCGACTTGTCAAAACGATTGGGTGGATTTGATCGGGAGTTAGAATGGGCTGATATTTTGTCATTAGGAGAACAACAACGGTTAGCATTTGCACGGCTACTGCTTTCTAAACCCCGCTATGCCATTTTGGACGAATCTACCAGTGCTTTAGATGTAGAAAACGAGAAACACCTCTATCAGTTACTTAAAAAGACAGGAACTACTTTTATTAGTGTCGGGCACCGTCCCACTTTAATACCGTATCATGAGCAGGTCTTAAAGCTAGGTGGTCATGGCGATTGGCAGCTCATCTCAACTGAAGAATATAGCCCTCGTAGTAGAGAGTTTGCTTGA